The Micromonospora krabiensis genome window below encodes:
- the mltG gene encoding endolytic transglycosylase MltG translates to MIDDLDLGFDEPERGEKGRHRRSFVRKRNGKSGGRGKTVLALLLALVLLGGIGGGAFYGFDRIQSYFVTPDYEGAGTGEVNVEIKQGALIADMAVALYDAGVIKSTKAFIEAAEENSRSKNIQPGLYKLRKQMSGESAVAAMLDLKNRVVNGVTIPEGRTAKNVYKLLSDHTKIPVKDFEAAAKDPIALGVPDWWFKRSDNKKVRPSIEGFLYPDTYEIPPKATAESILKLMVDNFLSVTGELQFADRVQKERGGITPYEAMIVASLAQAEAGNKDDLGKVARVAYNRVYGEFPCNCLEMDVTVNYYLESVGRPTKASKDMTDAELDDPKNPYNRKLRGLPPTPINNPGKLAMEGAMDPPPGKWLFFVAIDKEGHSAFADTYPQHERNMARAREAGII, encoded by the coding sequence ATGATCGACGATCTGGATCTGGGCTTCGACGAACCGGAGCGGGGGGAGAAGGGCCGACACCGGCGCAGCTTCGTCCGTAAGCGGAACGGCAAGTCGGGTGGGCGGGGCAAGACAGTCCTGGCCCTGCTGCTCGCCCTGGTCCTCCTCGGCGGCATCGGCGGCGGCGCCTTCTACGGCTTCGACCGGATCCAGAGCTACTTCGTCACCCCGGACTACGAGGGGGCCGGCACCGGCGAGGTCAACGTCGAGATCAAGCAGGGCGCGCTGATCGCCGACATGGCCGTCGCGCTCTACGACGCCGGGGTGATCAAGAGCACCAAGGCGTTCATCGAGGCGGCCGAGGAGAACTCGCGCAGCAAGAACATCCAGCCGGGCCTCTACAAGCTGCGCAAGCAGATGAGCGGCGAGAGCGCCGTCGCGGCGATGCTCGACCTCAAGAACCGGGTCGTCAACGGCGTCACCATCCCCGAGGGCCGCACCGCCAAGAACGTCTACAAGCTGCTCTCCGACCACACGAAGATCCCGGTGAAGGACTTCGAGGCCGCCGCGAAGGACCCCATCGCGCTCGGCGTGCCGGACTGGTGGTTCAAGCGCAGCGACAACAAGAAGGTCAGGCCGTCGATCGAGGGCTTCCTCTACCCGGACACCTACGAGATCCCACCGAAGGCCACCGCGGAGAGCATCCTCAAGCTGATGGTCGACAACTTCCTCTCGGTCACCGGTGAGCTGCAGTTCGCCGACCGGGTGCAGAAGGAGCGCGGCGGGATCACGCCGTACGAGGCGATGATCGTCGCCTCCCTGGCGCAGGCCGAGGCGGGCAACAAGGACGACCTGGGCAAGGTCGCCCGGGTGGCCTACAACCGGGTCTACGGCGAGTTCCCGTGCAACTGCCTGGAGATGGACGTCACCGTCAACTACTACCTGGAGTCGGTTGGCCGGCCGACCAAGGCGTCGAAGGACATGACCGACGCCGAGCTCGACGACCCGAAGAACCCGTACAACCGCAAGCTGCGGGGCCTGCCGCCGACCCCGATCAACAACCCGGGCAAGCTGGCCATGGAGGGCGCGATGGACCCGCCGCCCGGCAAGTGGCTCTTCTTCGTGGCGATCGACAAGGAGGGGCACTCCGCGTTCGCCGACACCTATCCGCAGCACGAGCGCAACATGGCGAGAGCCCGGGAGGCCGGGATCATCTGA
- the ruvX gene encoding Holliday junction resolvase RuvX: MSDLSRGVRLGVDVGQVRVGVARSDPHGVLATPLVTLARDLTAAPDAVPSDLSQLAALVAEHEAVEVVVGLPVNLAGKHGPAAVHVKGYADRLADVIAPVPVTLTDERMSTVVASRRLAERGVRGKRQRAVVDQAAAVEILQSWLDAQRRRT; encoded by the coding sequence GTGAGTGACCTGTCGCGCGGTGTGCGGCTCGGGGTGGACGTCGGGCAGGTCCGGGTGGGTGTCGCGCGGTCGGACCCGCACGGGGTGCTCGCCACCCCGCTGGTCACCCTGGCCCGGGACCTCACGGCCGCTCCGGACGCCGTGCCGAGCGACCTTTCCCAGCTCGCGGCGCTGGTGGCCGAACACGAGGCCGTCGAGGTCGTCGTCGGCCTTCCGGTCAATCTCGCCGGCAAACACGGCCCCGCGGCGGTCCACGTGAAGGGGTACGCTGACCGACTTGCCGATGTAATAGCGCCCGTGCCGGTAACGCTCACCGACGAGAGGATGTCGACGGTCGTGGCTTCTCGTAGGCTTGCCGAGCGTGGTGTCCGGGGCAAACGTCAACGTGCGGTTGTCGACCAGGCCGCCGCGGTGGAGATTCTGCAGAGCTGGCTGGACGCGCAGCGGAGGCGGACGTAA
- the alaS gene encoding alanine--tRNA ligase, which produces MKTAEIKRRYLAHFEANGHTVVPSAPLPAISDPNLLFVNAGMVQFVPYFLGQQTPPYPRAVSVQKCIRTPDIDEVGKTSRHGTFFQMNGNFSFGDYFKSGAIPLAWDLVTKSQADGGFGLDPERIWPTVYLDDDEAYEIWRSVGVPTERIVRRGKADNFWSMGIPGPCGPCSELFYDRGPEYGREGGPAVDEDRYMEFWNLVFMQYERGPGTTKEDYPILGELPAKNIDTGMGLERMASILQGVDNLYEIDEVRPILDKAAALTGKRYGARSGHVASESHPDDVRLRVIADHVRTALMLIGDGVTPSNEGRGYVLRRIMRRAIRSVRLLGWQDRALPELLPVARDCMSPSYPELASEFDRIADYAYAEEDAFLSTLRAGTTILDTAIAETRTAGGAALSGEKAFQLHDTYGFPIDLTLEIAAEQGLQVDAEGFRRLMADQRARAKADAQARKTGHTDVSAYRAVLDEGGPVQFTGYSEVARESRVRALLGTAGPLGGATEGDTVELVLDTTPFYAEGGGQQPDQGMITVGGGQLEVLDVQQPVPGLIVHRARVVRGEVRPGDTGFAEIDTTRRRAISRSHTATHLVHQTMRNFLGESATQAGSLNAPGRLRFDFNTPTGVAPSVLRDVEQQVNEVLLADLEVHAFITSLEEARRIGAMALFGEKYGEEVRVVEVGDYARELCGGTHVARSAQLGLVKILSESSIGSGVRRVEALVGMDAFNFLAREHLLVSRLAELYRVPSEQVADRVEQTVTQLRDAEKELEKLRAQLVLGGASALAAQAKDVRGVAYVGTEAPEGAAGNDVRTLAQEIRGKIDPARPAVVAVAARSNGKASLVVAVNQAARARGLAASDLVKAAFSGRGGGSPDLAQGGGLPAAEAPTLLLTVEKAIAEA; this is translated from the coding sequence ATGAAGACGGCGGAGATCAAGCGGCGGTACCTCGCCCACTTCGAGGCGAACGGCCACACGGTGGTGCCGTCCGCTCCGCTGCCCGCCATCAGCGACCCGAACCTGCTGTTCGTCAACGCCGGCATGGTGCAGTTCGTCCCCTACTTCCTGGGGCAGCAGACCCCGCCCTACCCGCGGGCCGTCAGCGTGCAGAAGTGCATCCGCACCCCGGACATCGACGAGGTCGGCAAGACCAGCCGGCACGGCACGTTCTTCCAGATGAACGGCAACTTCTCCTTCGGTGACTACTTCAAGTCCGGGGCGATCCCGCTGGCCTGGGACCTGGTGACCAAGTCCCAGGCCGACGGTGGGTTCGGGCTGGACCCGGAGCGGATCTGGCCGACGGTCTACCTGGACGACGACGAGGCGTACGAGATCTGGCGGTCGGTGGGTGTGCCGACCGAGCGGATCGTCCGCCGGGGCAAGGCGGACAACTTCTGGTCGATGGGCATTCCCGGCCCGTGCGGCCCCTGCTCGGAGCTGTTCTACGACCGGGGCCCCGAGTACGGCCGCGAGGGCGGCCCAGCGGTCGACGAGGACCGCTACATGGAGTTCTGGAACCTCGTCTTCATGCAGTACGAGCGGGGTCCGGGCACCACCAAGGAGGACTACCCGATCCTCGGTGAGCTGCCGGCGAAGAACATCGACACCGGCATGGGCCTGGAGCGGATGGCGTCGATCCTGCAGGGGGTCGACAACCTCTACGAGATCGACGAGGTCCGGCCGATCCTGGACAAGGCGGCCGCGTTGACCGGCAAGCGCTACGGCGCGCGCTCCGGGCACGTGGCCAGCGAGTCGCACCCGGACGACGTACGGCTGCGGGTGATCGCCGACCACGTGCGGACCGCGCTGATGCTGATCGGCGACGGGGTGACCCCGTCGAACGAGGGGCGCGGCTACGTGCTGCGTCGGATCATGCGCCGGGCGATCCGCTCGGTGCGGCTGCTGGGCTGGCAGGACCGGGCGCTGCCCGAGCTGCTGCCGGTGGCCCGGGACTGCATGTCCCCGTCCTACCCGGAGTTGGCTTCGGAGTTCGACCGGATCGCGGACTACGCGTACGCGGAGGAGGACGCCTTCCTGTCCACGCTGCGCGCCGGCACGACGATCCTGGACACCGCGATCGCGGAGACCCGCACGGCGGGCGGCGCGGCCCTCTCCGGTGAGAAGGCGTTCCAGCTGCACGACACGTACGGCTTCCCGATCGACCTGACGCTGGAGATCGCGGCCGAGCAGGGCCTGCAGGTCGACGCGGAGGGCTTCCGCCGGCTGATGGCCGACCAGCGGGCCCGGGCCAAGGCCGACGCGCAGGCCCGCAAGACCGGGCACACCGACGTGTCGGCGTACCGGGCGGTGCTCGACGAGGGCGGTCCGGTGCAGTTCACCGGCTACAGCGAGGTCGCTCGGGAGTCCCGGGTGCGGGCGCTGCTCGGCACCGCCGGCCCGCTGGGCGGGGCGACCGAGGGGGACACGGTCGAGCTGGTGCTCGACACCACCCCGTTCTACGCCGAGGGCGGTGGCCAGCAACCGGACCAGGGCATGATCACGGTCGGCGGCGGCCAGCTCGAGGTGCTGGACGTGCAGCAGCCGGTGCCGGGCCTGATCGTGCACCGGGCCCGGGTGGTCCGCGGCGAGGTGCGCCCCGGTGACACCGGCTTCGCCGAGATCGACACCACCCGGCGGCGGGCCATCTCCCGGTCGCACACGGCGACCCACCTGGTGCACCAGACGATGCGCAACTTCCTCGGCGAGTCCGCCACCCAGGCCGGTTCGCTGAACGCCCCGGGTCGCCTGCGGTTCGACTTCAACACCCCGACCGGGGTGGCGCCGAGCGTGCTGCGCGACGTGGAGCAGCAGGTCAACGAGGTGCTGCTGGCCGACCTGGAGGTGCACGCCTTCATCACCTCGTTGGAGGAGGCGCGGCGGATCGGTGCGATGGCGCTGTTCGGCGAGAAGTACGGCGAGGAGGTGCGGGTCGTCGAGGTCGGCGACTACGCCCGGGAGCTGTGCGGCGGCACCCACGTGGCCCGCTCGGCCCAGCTCGGCCTCGTGAAGATCCTCTCCGAGTCGTCGATCGGCTCCGGGGTCCGCCGGGTCGAGGCGCTCGTCGGCATGGACGCGTTCAACTTCCTGGCCCGCGAGCACCTGCTGGTCTCCCGGCTCGCCGAGCTCTACCGGGTGCCGTCGGAGCAGGTGGCCGACCGGGTCGAGCAGACCGTCACGCAGCTCCGCGACGCGGAGAAGGAGCTGGAGAAGCTCCGGGCGCAGCTGGTGCTCGGCGGCGCGTCGGCGCTCGCGGCGCAGGCCAAGGACGTGCGGGGCGTCGCGTACGTCGGGACTGAGGCGCCCGAGGGCGCGGCCGGCAACGACGTGCGGACCCTGGCGCAGGAGATCCGGGGCAAGATCGACCCGGCGCGGCCGGCGGTGGTGGCCGTGGCCGCCCGCAGCAACGGCAAGGCGTCGCTGGTGGTCGCGGTCAACCAGGCCGCCCGCGCCCGGGGTCTGGCCGCGTCGGACCTGGTGAAGGCGGCGTTCTCCGGACGGGGCGGCGGCAGCCCGGACCTGGCGCAGGGCGGCGGGCTGCCGGCGGCGGAGGCCCCGACCCTGCTGCTCACGGTCGAGAAGGCGATCGCCGAGGCGTGA
- a CDS encoding DUF948 domain-containing protein codes for MDIGEVAALIAAIAFAMLVLILTLPILRLRHTVDATTRMINDLNDRTAPLLGDVNTTVKNVNVTLEQVQTSLDGVNLQLAKVDTMTGHAQNVTANVANLVAVVSAAAANPLVKVAAFGYGVRKAASARRHAETEREVRDTIKQQRRAARRGEH; via the coding sequence GTGGACATTGGAGAGGTCGCGGCGCTGATCGCGGCGATCGCGTTCGCGATGCTGGTGTTGATCCTGACGCTGCCCATCCTGCGGCTGCGGCACACCGTGGACGCCACCACCCGGATGATCAACGACCTCAACGACCGGACCGCGCCGCTGCTCGGCGACGTGAACACCACGGTGAAGAACGTCAACGTCACGCTGGAGCAGGTGCAGACCTCGCTCGACGGGGTCAACCTCCAGTTGGCCAAGGTCGACACCATGACCGGCCACGCCCAGAACGTCACGGCCAACGTCGCCAACCTGGTCGCCGTGGTGTCCGCCGCCGCGGCGAACCCGCTGGTCAAGGTCGCGGCCTTCGGCTACGGCGTCCGCAAGGCCGCCTCCGCGCGCCGGCACGCCGAGACCGAGCGTGAGGTGCGGGACACGATCAAGCAGCAGCGGCGGGCCGCCCGGCGCGGCGAGCACTGA
- a CDS encoding replication-associated recombination protein A gives METDALFSLGEPAGAPSAPAGPGGVDGFTTVEPDSPLPVRMRPASLDELVGQDHLLAPGAPLRQLVGGGAPMSVILWGPPGSGKTTIAHLVAQATDRRFVAMSALSAGVKDVRAVIETARRQRRSGGPQTVLFIDEVHRFSKTQQDSLLAAVEDRTVTLLAATTENPYFSVISPLLSRCVLLTLQPLDDDAVRGLLRRAVADERGLGGRLVLDPAAEDHLVRLAAGDVRKALTALEAAAASATALAADRIDLATAEQAVDVAAVRYDRDGDAHYDVVSAFIKSMRGSDVDAALHWLARMLVAGEDARFVARRLVIFASEDVGMADPSALSVATAAAHAVEYVGLPEAQLNLAQAVIHLATAPKSNSATTAIGAAMADVRAGRGGSVPRALRDAHYAGARGLGHGTGYRYPHDDQRGVVTQQYVPDDLVGTDYYQPSQHGAERSVATRLPLLRRIVRGLPAPARAESAAPEAPGTRPEPEVVRSGTVPAGVGVVGDGRPVGPGAGAAEQGGRDAAGEGQQ, from the coding sequence ATGGAGACCGACGCCCTCTTCTCCCTCGGTGAACCCGCCGGAGCGCCCAGCGCCCCCGCGGGTCCCGGTGGTGTCGACGGGTTCACCACGGTGGAGCCTGATTCGCCCCTGCCCGTCCGGATGCGCCCGGCGAGCCTCGACGAGCTGGTCGGCCAGGACCACCTGCTCGCGCCCGGCGCGCCGCTGCGGCAGCTGGTCGGTGGGGGCGCGCCGATGTCGGTGATCCTGTGGGGGCCGCCCGGCAGCGGCAAGACCACCATCGCGCACCTCGTGGCCCAGGCGACCGACCGCCGGTTCGTCGCCATGTCGGCCCTGTCCGCCGGCGTGAAGGACGTCCGCGCGGTGATCGAGACCGCGCGTCGACAGCGCCGTTCCGGCGGCCCGCAGACCGTGCTCTTCATCGACGAGGTGCACCGCTTCAGCAAGACGCAGCAGGATTCGCTGCTCGCCGCCGTCGAGGACCGCACCGTCACGCTGCTCGCGGCCACCACCGAGAACCCGTACTTCTCGGTGATCTCACCGCTGCTGTCCCGGTGCGTCCTGCTCACCCTCCAGCCGCTGGACGACGACGCGGTCCGTGGCCTGCTGCGTCGCGCCGTCGCCGACGAGCGAGGGCTCGGCGGGCGCCTCGTCCTGGACCCGGCCGCCGAGGACCACCTCGTGCGGCTGGCCGCCGGCGACGTCCGCAAGGCGCTGACCGCGCTGGAGGCCGCGGCGGCCTCCGCGACCGCGCTCGCCGCCGACCGGATCGACCTGGCCACCGCCGAGCAGGCGGTCGACGTCGCCGCGGTGCGCTACGACCGCGACGGAGACGCCCACTACGACGTGGTCAGCGCGTTCATCAAGAGCATGCGCGGCTCGGACGTGGACGCCGCGCTGCACTGGCTGGCCCGCATGCTGGTCGCCGGCGAGGACGCCCGCTTCGTCGCCCGTCGCCTGGTCATCTTCGCGAGCGAGGACGTCGGGATGGCCGACCCGAGCGCGTTGAGCGTGGCCACCGCCGCGGCACACGCGGTGGAGTACGTCGGCCTGCCCGAGGCCCAGCTCAACCTCGCCCAGGCGGTCATCCACCTGGCCACCGCGCCCAAGTCGAACTCGGCCACCACCGCCATCGGGGCGGCGATGGCCGACGTACGGGCCGGGCGGGGTGGCTCGGTGCCCCGGGCCCTGCGGGACGCGCACTACGCCGGCGCCCGCGGGCTGGGTCACGGCACCGGTTACCGCTACCCGCACGACGACCAGCGCGGGGTGGTCACCCAGCAGTACGTGCCCGACGATCTCGTGGGCACCGACTACTACCAGCCCAGTCAGCACGGCGCGGAGCGGTCGGTGGCCACCCGGCTGCCGCTGCTGCGTCGGATCGTCCGTGGCCTGCCGGCCCCGGCCCGAGCGGAGTCGGCGGCGCCGGAGGCGCCCGGCACGCGACCGGAGCCCGAGGTGGTGCGGTCCGGCACGGTTCCGGCCGGGGTGGGCGTGGTGGGCGACGGTCGACCGGTGGGTCCCGGCGCCGGCGCGGCGGAGCAGGGCGGCAGGGACGCCGCCGGAGAGGGTCAGCAGTGA
- a CDS encoding GNAT family N-acetyltransferase encodes MIIADQVLHGRDAVLAAVDHHPYVRHMLLREVEPRGYRRDGAVVWLLPEGQRPAAAALGAAGPALDVCADLVAEGVLGPGQWLNLPELDPADLAGRLRVAQRDEWYFLWTTAAPPPQPGEDRVVRLSEADQPALTALIDEAFPSTTSRPGDPGVVGWYGIRDGDRLVACGADRSRGDVGFLAGLTVSPLARGRGLGAALTAAMTRALLTRYDHAALGVYPVNVGAIRLYRRLGFTHTAIRNSVRLA; translated from the coding sequence ATGATCATCGCCGACCAGGTCCTGCACGGTCGGGACGCCGTCCTGGCCGCCGTCGACCACCACCCGTACGTCCGGCACATGCTGCTGCGCGAGGTGGAGCCGCGCGGCTACCGGCGCGACGGCGCGGTGGTCTGGCTGTTGCCGGAGGGGCAGCGGCCGGCCGCGGCGGCTCTGGGCGCCGCCGGGCCGGCCCTGGACGTCTGCGCCGATCTGGTGGCCGAGGGTGTGCTCGGGCCGGGCCAGTGGCTGAACCTGCCCGAGCTCGACCCGGCCGACCTGGCCGGTCGGCTCCGGGTGGCACAGCGCGACGAGTGGTACTTCCTCTGGACCACCGCCGCGCCGCCGCCGCAGCCGGGCGAGGACCGGGTCGTCCGCCTCAGCGAGGCCGACCAGCCGGCGCTCACCGCGTTGATCGACGAGGCGTTCCCGAGCACCACCTCCCGGCCGGGCGATCCGGGAGTGGTCGGCTGGTACGGCATCCGCGACGGTGACCGCCTCGTCGCCTGCGGGGCGGACCGCAGCCGGGGCGACGTCGGGTTCCTCGCGGGACTGACCGTCTCCCCGCTTGCGCGTGGGCGAGGGCTCGGCGCGGCGCTCACCGCGGCGATGACCCGGGCCCTGCTCACCCGCTACGACCACGCCGCGCTCGGCGTCTACCCGGTCAACGTCGGCGCGATCCGGCTCTACCGGCGGCTCGGCTTCACCCACACGGCGATCCGCAACTCCGTCCGTCTCGCCTGA
- a CDS encoding MFS transporter — MSALSVAQVRHRFLVLHGLRWLPTGLMIPVMILLMQERGLSLSQIGLVSVAQGLVVLALELPTAGLADALGRKPVLVAAGLINLASLAVFAVADTFALFFLVWAMQGVFRALDSGPLESWYVDATLAADPDATYESGLGHAGTVIGVSIGAGALLGGGLVALGPLGPVSALTVPVLVAGVLQVVALAALLLLLREVRPATGTGALWASVAEAPRMVGQAIGLLRRSRVLLALVAVELFWGFGMVTFESLLPVRLAEVVGDGERAAALLGPAGSAAWLAQAAGAALTPLLLRRLGAAPSAALMRVLQGVTVVGMGLFAGPVGVLVAYLACYTVHGASNPLHMGLLHRQVDGPYRTSVLSLNSMMGQPGFAIGAVGLTALADRVSVTAAMLVGAVVLAVAAPLYLPAWSADRRKRATETGEPGEGTGAPADPLPVVADRAGGA; from the coding sequence GTGAGCGCCCTGAGCGTGGCCCAGGTCCGCCACCGCTTCCTGGTGCTGCACGGCCTGCGCTGGCTGCCCACCGGGCTCATGATCCCGGTGATGATCCTGCTGATGCAGGAGCGCGGCCTGTCGCTGTCGCAGATCGGCCTGGTCTCCGTGGCCCAGGGGCTGGTCGTCCTCGCGCTGGAACTGCCCACCGCCGGGCTCGCCGACGCGCTCGGTCGCAAGCCGGTGCTGGTGGCCGCCGGGCTGATCAACCTCGCCTCGCTCGCCGTCTTCGCGGTGGCCGACACGTTCGCGCTCTTCTTCCTGGTGTGGGCGATGCAGGGCGTCTTCCGCGCCCTGGACAGCGGGCCGCTCGAATCCTGGTACGTCGACGCCACCCTGGCCGCCGACCCCGACGCGACGTACGAGTCGGGCCTCGGCCACGCCGGAACCGTCATCGGCGTCTCCATCGGTGCCGGCGCGCTGCTCGGCGGCGGGCTGGTCGCGCTCGGTCCGCTCGGGCCGGTCAGCGCGCTCACCGTCCCCGTCCTGGTCGCCGGCGTGCTGCAGGTGGTGGCGCTGGCCGCCCTGCTGCTGCTGCTGCGCGAGGTCCGCCCCGCCACGGGCACGGGCGCGCTGTGGGCGTCGGTCGCCGAGGCGCCCCGGATGGTCGGCCAGGCGATCGGCCTGCTGCGCCGCTCCCGGGTGCTGCTCGCGCTGGTGGCGGTCGAGCTGTTCTGGGGCTTCGGCATGGTGACCTTCGAGTCGCTGCTTCCCGTACGCCTCGCCGAGGTCGTCGGCGACGGCGAGCGGGCGGCCGCGCTGCTCGGGCCCGCGGGTTCGGCGGCCTGGCTGGCCCAGGCGGCCGGCGCGGCGCTCACGCCGCTGCTGCTGCGCCGGCTGGGGGCCGCGCCGAGCGCCGCCCTGATGCGCGTCCTCCAGGGCGTCACGGTGGTCGGCATGGGCCTGTTCGCCGGACCGGTCGGCGTGCTGGTCGCCTACCTGGCCTGCTACACCGTGCACGGGGCGTCCAACCCGCTGCACATGGGACTGTTGCACCGGCAGGTCGACGGTCCCTACCGGACCAGCGTCCTCTCGCTGAACTCGATGATGGGCCAGCCGGGGTTCGCGATCGGCGCGGTCGGGCTCACCGCGCTCGCCGACCGGGTCAGCGTGACCGCGGCGATGCTGGTCGGCGCGGTGGTGCTGGCCGTCGCCGCCCCGCTCTACCTGCCCGCCTGGTCGGCGGACCGGCGGAAGAGGGCGACCGAGACGGGGGAGCCCGGGGAGGGGACCGGCGCCCCGGCCGATCCGCTCCCCGTGGTGGCGGACCGGGCCGGCGGAGCCTGA
- a CDS encoding winged helix-turn-helix domain-containing protein encodes MESTPAETRTVQIDARQIRVMAHPLRMRLLGLLRVDGPATATSLAEKLDTNTGATSYHLRQLAEVGLVTEDPDLGTGRQRWWRAEHDISNFDPTDFDDDPDARAAVRWIETNHVRLMAEQAQRWFSVADDQPRAWRDAAALSDMVLTLDPARLRALNDELWQVLVRYHEEPPSDGPDARQVHVFLSALPRMEEQ; translated from the coding sequence ATGGAGAGCACGCCAGCCGAGACCCGCACCGTCCAGATCGACGCCCGGCAGATCCGCGTCATGGCCCACCCCCTGCGGATGCGGCTGCTCGGCCTGCTCCGGGTGGACGGGCCCGCCACGGCCACCTCCCTCGCCGAGAAGCTGGACACCAACACCGGCGCGACCAGCTATCACCTGCGGCAGCTGGCCGAGGTGGGGCTGGTGACCGAGGACCCCGACCTCGGCACCGGCCGCCAGCGGTGGTGGCGGGCCGAGCACGACATCAGCAACTTCGATCCCACCGACTTCGACGACGACCCCGACGCGCGGGCGGCGGTGCGGTGGATCGAGACCAACCACGTCCGGCTCATGGCCGAGCAGGCGCAGCGGTGGTTCTCCGTCGCCGACGACCAACCCCGCGCGTGGCGTGACGCCGCCGCCCTCAGCGACATGGTCCTGACGCTCGACCCGGCCCGGCTCCGGGCGCTCAACGACGAGCTGTGGCAGGTGTTGGTGCGCTACCACGAGGAGCCGCCGTCGGACGGACCCGACGCCCGGCAGGTGCACGTCTTCCTGTCCGCCCTCCCCCGGATGGAGGAGCAGTGA
- a CDS encoding SDR family oxidoreductase, whose product MTVLVVGASGFLGGEVCRVAVNAGRRVVGTYWSGTVEVPGVEALRLDVTDRAAVRALVARVRPAAVVATPYRYADWAVTADGAAHVAYAAAEVGARLVHLSSDALHAGRDRPYGDDEPPTPVFPYGAAKAAAETAVRAIDPGAVLVRTSLILGTGSKQMQLCRDALAGRATLFTDELRCPVDVTDLAGAVLELVDHDYPGPLNVAGPDAVSRADLGLLVARHEGIDPTGLKTSTGVACGVVRPTDVRLDSTRAAGLLRTRLRGVRELLAA is encoded by the coding sequence GTGACGGTTCTCGTGGTCGGGGCCAGTGGGTTCCTCGGGGGCGAGGTGTGCCGGGTCGCGGTGAACGCGGGGCGGCGGGTGGTGGGGACGTACTGGTCGGGCACGGTGGAGGTGCCGGGTGTCGAGGCGCTCCGGCTGGACGTCACCGACCGGGCCGCCGTGCGCGCACTGGTCGCGCGGGTGCGCCCCGCCGCCGTGGTCGCCACCCCCTACCGGTACGCCGACTGGGCGGTGACCGCCGACGGCGCCGCCCACGTCGCATACGCCGCGGCCGAGGTGGGGGCGCGCCTGGTGCACCTCTCCAGCGACGCGCTGCACGCCGGGCGGGACCGGCCGTACGGCGACGACGAACCGCCCACCCCCGTCTTTCCGTACGGGGCCGCGAAGGCGGCCGCCGAGACGGCCGTACGCGCGATCGACCCCGGTGCGGTGCTGGTCCGCACCTCGCTGATCCTGGGGACGGGCAGCAAGCAGATGCAGCTCTGCCGGGACGCGCTCGCCGGCCGCGCCACGCTGTTCACCGACGAGTTGCGGTGCCCGGTCGACGTGACCGACCTGGCCGGGGCGGTCCTGGAACTGGTCGACCACGACTACCCGGGCCCGCTCAACGTGGCCGGGCCGGACGCGGTGAGCCGGGCCGACCTCGGCCTGCTGGTGGCCCGCCACGAGGGGATCGACCCGACCGGTCTGAAGACGTCCACCGGCGTCGCGTGCGGGGTGGTGCGCCCCACCGACGTACGCCTCGACTCGACGCGCGCGGCCGGTCTGCTGCGGACGCGGCTGCGCGGCGTCCGCGAACTCCTCGCCGCCTGA